In Bacillus pumilus, the sequence AAGGACAAACCTTGTTTATTTTATTGAACACGAGAAAGGTAGAGGACTGGAAGGAGCGAGTAGAGAAGGCAGCAAATGAAATGAGGCAATTATATGATCGTGAGCAGCCTCGCGGAACCGTAATCAATTTTGGCATCGGTCAATATTGTGAACAGTTTTTGCATATGAGAAAAAGCTTTCAAGCAGCGAAAGAAGTGCTCCATTTAAAAAAAGTAATGCCGCACCGAGTGGAAAGCCCGTTTTATCAAGATTTACATCTGCTCCGTCTCATGCCTGTTATGAAGGAAAGCGGTCTATTAGAATGCATGGTAAAGGAGTATTTAGAGCCGGTGATTTTATATGATAAGCAAAATAACGGGAGGCTCTATCAAACGCTGAATATCTTTTTGCAGACGAACGGATCTAAAAAAGAAACAGCAAGCCAGCTCTATATTGTCAGGCAGACACTTTATCATAGATTGGATAAATTGCATGCTTTGCTTGGAGAGGATATGATGCAAGCACCGAAACGCCAGGCGCTTGAATTTGCGATTCTTGCTTATGAATTTTTGCAAGGGAATCGCCGTTAATGAGATTTGTTAGATTTACGAATGCAGCAAGTAGAATGTCTTATGGTTCTTTTCAATCAGTTGACGATCTGTCTAATGTAATCTGCCCGGCCCCTTTTTTATAATGAAAGTAACAATTGGTCTCTCTTAGAGGCGGCCTTGTTTCAGTTTCATATGCCTCACTTTTCATCCATATAATGAATGAAGAGGCAATGTACTGTACTGGTCTAAGCTTCTTTAATGATGAAAACGGATACATGGGGGCGTGGGATGATGAAAATACATGAGCAAGCTCAAAATCTTCAGGCAAAAGATGATCAGTTGATCTGGCATCATATGAAAGGGACAAACAAAGAAAATGAAAGCATGGTCATTCACGAGGCAGAAGGCGCATGGGTGACAGATATTTATGGGAATCGATATTTAGACGGGATGTCAGGCCTTTGGTGTGTAAATGCCGGATATGGCCGAAAAGAGCTTGCAGAAGCGGCGTATAAGCAATTAAATACGATGCCTTACTATCCGCTTACACAAAGCCATGTACCAGCTATTCAGCTGGCTGAGAAGCTAAGTGAATGGCTTGGGGGTGACTATGTCATCTTCTTTTCCAACAGCGGTTCTGAAGCCAATGAAACCGCATTTAAGATTGCAAAACAATATCATGCGCAAAAGGGAGAAAGTACACGAACAAAATTCATCTCCCGATATCGATCGTATCACGGCAATACAGCAGCAGCTCTTGCTGCAACGGGTCAAGCGCAGCGTAAATATAAATATGAACCATTAGGGCAGGGCTTCATCCACGTCGCGCCTCCTGATCTGTATCGGCATCCAGAGGACCAAGAGAATTTGGCAAGTGCTGCTGCGATTGATCAAGCGATGACGTGGGAATTAAGTGAGACCATTGCTGGGGTCATCATGGAGCCGATTATTACGGGAGGCGGTATCCTAATGCCGCCAAAAGGGTATTTGAAAAAGGTCAAAGACATCTGTGAAGCTCATGGAGCGCTCCTCATCGTGGATGAAGTGATATGCGGCTTTGGCCGAACAGGAAAGCGGTTTGGTTTTATGCATGAGGAAGTGAAGCCAGATATCATTACGATGGCAAAAGGGATCACAAGCGGCTATTTACCGCTTTCTGCCACATGCGTCAAACGGGAAATCTATGAAGCCTATACAGGAGAAGATACGTATGACCGGCTGCGTCATGTCAATACATTTGGCGGTCACCCTGCTTCCTGTGCGGTTGCAGTTGCCAACCTAAATATCATAGAAAATGAGCAATTAGTGGAACGTTCTGACACACTTGGTCGAGACATGCTCGAACGTTTGCAAGGGTTAAAAGAACATCCATTTGTCGGTGATGTCAGAGGAAAAGGCTTGCTGTTTGGGGTTGAGCTTGTGCAGGATCAACAGTCAAAAAAGCCAGCTGATCCTAGTGTTGTCGGTCAATTGATTGCAGAATGTAAAAAACGCGGTTTAATCATTGGGAAAAATGGTGATACGGCCGCTGGCTATAATAACGTTGCCCAGCTTGCACCACCACTAAATATTACAGACGAAGACGCGGCATTTATCATCAACACCTTAAAAGAAAGCATGGCACAGCTATAGCAGAGAGACTTCTCTGCTTTTTTCTATGTGCGGGATCTATTCATTCGACAAATAAGATATCTTCATCAAGTTGCTAGGTGAAACCTGCAATCGGGCACACTAGGTGTATTGAAAAAAAGAAGAGATTCTATTACTGTAAGGAGAAGGCTGAACCAATACACTTTAGAAGGAGACGGCATATGAGTTTTCATGATCAACCCATTTTACCTGCTGTTCGTAATATGAAGCAATTTGAGGAATTTTTAAAAAGTCCATTTACATATGGAGTCTTACTTGATGTTCACTTAGGCAGGCTTAAGGGCATCATGAATGAGGCGAATGCCCATCACAAAAAAATGTTTGTCCATGTCGATCTCATTCACGGGATCAAACATGATGAATATGGAACGGAATTTATTTGTCAGGAAATGAAGCCGGCAGGAATTATTTCTACTAGGTCTTCTGTCATAGTGAAAGCTAAGCAAAAAAAGGTATATGCGATTCAGCGAATGTTTTTACTTGATACAAGTGCGATGGAAAAAAGCATGGAGTTTGTCGGGAAACATCGTCCGGATTTTATAGAAGTATTGCCGGGTGTCGTGCCAGATTTAATTACAGAAGTGCGCGAAAGAACGGGAATACCAATATTTGCAGGGGGATTTATCCGAACAAAAGAAGATGTGGAAAGAGCGCTTGAAGCAGGAGCAACAGCTGTGACGACATCGAATACAGACCTTTGGAAAGCATTCCAAAAGTGAAAAAGATAAAATGTGAAAATTGATTGACAACGTTTTCATCCTCTGATACTATAGCACTAAGTTAATATCATGTGATGGAGAAACGGAG encodes:
- a CDS encoding aspartate aminotransferase family protein, encoding MKIHEQAQNLQAKDDQLIWHHMKGTNKENESMVIHEAEGAWVTDIYGNRYLDGMSGLWCVNAGYGRKELAEAAYKQLNTMPYYPLTQSHVPAIQLAEKLSEWLGGDYVIFFSNSGSEANETAFKIAKQYHAQKGESTRTKFISRYRSYHGNTAAALAATGQAQRKYKYEPLGQGFIHVAPPDLYRHPEDQENLASAAAIDQAMTWELSETIAGVIMEPIITGGGILMPPKGYLKKVKDICEAHGALLIVDEVICGFGRTGKRFGFMHEEVKPDIITMAKGITSGYLPLSATCVKREIYEAYTGEDTYDRLRHVNTFGGHPASCAVAVANLNIIENEQLVERSDTLGRDMLERLQGLKEHPFVGDVRGKGLLFGVELVQDQQSKKPADPSVVGQLIAECKKRGLIIGKNGDTAAGYNNVAQLAPPLNITDEDAAFIINTLKESMAQL
- a CDS encoding glycerol-3-phosphate responsive antiterminator produces the protein MSFHDQPILPAVRNMKQFEEFLKSPFTYGVLLDVHLGRLKGIMNEANAHHKKMFVHVDLIHGIKHDEYGTEFICQEMKPAGIISTRSSVIVKAKQKKVYAIQRMFLLDTSAMEKSMEFVGKHRPDFIEVLPGVVPDLITEVRERTGIPIFAGGFIRTKEDVERALEAGATAVTTSNTDLWKAFQK